One region of Mycolicibacterium lutetiense genomic DNA includes:
- a CDS encoding GMC family oxidoreductase, whose protein sequence is MSPVAEFDFIIVGAGSAGCLLANRLSANPGHRVLLIEAGGNDNWFWIKVPVGYLYTIANPRTDWCFTTEADPGLAGRSIHYARGRVIGGCSSINAMIHMRGQASDYDLWAQATGDDRWLWGGPDSAGDTLAIYKKLEDYFGGADDWHGAGGEIRVERPRVRWKILDAWQAAAAQVGIAPIDEFNRGDNAGSAYFHVNQRRGRRWSMADAFLHPVAHRSNLTVYTQTQAVRLLMDDQVREDQRRGAWTTAQRRATGVRLLKDGQVVDVRAHREVILTAGAIGSPHLMQVSGLGPAELLTQHHVPVAVDLPGVGENLQDHLQLRTVYRIQGAPTVNTLYRNWITRAGMGLQYLLLRSGPMTMPPSTLGAFAKSDPAVASPDMEWHVQPLSLPKFGESLHPFGAITPSVCNLRPSSRGHVRMADSDPLTYPKISCNYLSTDTDRQIAVRGLRMTRQIMAAPSLAPYCPEELLPGPQLVSDEDLQQAARELGTTIFHPVGTCAMGTFDAQGLPRSAATVLDTDCRVYRVAGLRVADASAMPTITSGNTNAPVMLIAERAARAILG, encoded by the coding sequence ATGAGCCCCGTCGCCGAATTTGACTTCATCATCGTGGGGGCAGGCAGTGCGGGCTGCCTGCTCGCCAACAGGCTCAGCGCCAACCCTGGCCACCGTGTGCTCTTGATTGAGGCCGGCGGAAATGACAACTGGTTCTGGATCAAGGTGCCGGTGGGCTATCTGTACACCATTGCCAACCCCCGCACCGACTGGTGCTTCACGACCGAGGCCGACCCAGGTCTGGCCGGCCGCAGCATCCACTACGCGCGGGGCCGCGTGATCGGCGGCTGCTCGTCGATCAACGCCATGATCCACATGCGCGGTCAGGCAAGCGATTACGACCTGTGGGCGCAGGCCACCGGTGACGACCGATGGCTTTGGGGTGGCCCGGACAGCGCCGGCGACACACTGGCGATCTACAAGAAGTTGGAAGACTACTTCGGCGGAGCCGACGACTGGCACGGCGCCGGTGGTGAGATCCGCGTGGAGCGGCCGCGGGTGCGCTGGAAGATCTTGGATGCATGGCAGGCCGCCGCTGCCCAGGTGGGCATCGCCCCGATCGACGAGTTCAACCGGGGCGACAACGCCGGCAGTGCGTACTTTCACGTCAACCAACGGCGTGGCCGTCGCTGGTCGATGGCCGATGCGTTTCTGCATCCCGTCGCCCACCGGTCCAATCTCACCGTCTACACCCAGACGCAGGCCGTGCGACTGCTGATGGACGACCAGGTGCGCGAGGATCAGCGTCGCGGAGCCTGGACGACGGCTCAGCGCCGAGCCACCGGCGTGCGACTCCTCAAAGATGGCCAAGTCGTCGACGTCCGCGCCCACCGGGAGGTGATCCTGACCGCCGGAGCGATCGGTTCACCCCATCTCATGCAGGTCTCGGGTCTGGGCCCAGCCGAGTTGCTTACCCAGCATCACGTGCCGGTGGCCGTCGACCTGCCGGGAGTGGGTGAAAACCTCCAGGACCACCTGCAGCTGCGAACCGTCTACCGCATCCAGGGCGCCCCGACTGTCAACACGCTGTACCGCAATTGGATTACCCGGGCCGGCATGGGACTTCAGTACCTGTTGCTCCGTTCAGGGCCGATGACCATGCCGCCCTCCACACTGGGGGCCTTCGCCAAGAGTGACCCCGCGGTGGCCAGTCCCGATATGGAGTGGCATGTGCAGCCCTTGTCCTTGCCGAAGTTCGGCGAATCTCTGCACCCTTTCGGCGCGATCACTCCCTCGGTGTGCAATCTGCGTCCCAGCTCGCGTGGCCATGTGCGCATGGCCGATTCAGATCCGCTGACTTACCCCAAGATTTCCTGCAACTACCTGTCCACGGACACCGATCGTCAAATCGCTGTGCGCGGCCTCCGGATGACGCGGCAGATCATGGCAGCGCCGTCCCTGGCCCCCTACTGCCCGGAAGAGTTGCTTCCCGGCCCCCAGCTGGTCAGTGACGAGGACCTGCAGCAGGCGGCCCGTGAACTCGGGACCACCATCTTCCACCCGGTGGGCACCTGCGCGATGGGAACCTTTGACGCCCAAGGTCTTCCGCGGTCGGCCGCCACGGTGCTCGACACCGACTGTCGCGTGTACCGCGTCGCCGGCCTTCGTGTGGCCGATGCGTCGGCGATGCCCACCATCACTTCCGGTAACACCAACGCGCCGGTCATGCTGATCGCAGAGCGCGCCGCACGGGCGATCCTGGGATAA
- a CDS encoding metallopeptidase family protein, with product MDTVSSPGPRDPFDEGIADALSSLPANLRAAMSNVEIVVEDEPPDGQPLLGLYRGVPLPQRTSNYSGALPDKISIFAGPLTRLAAGDTDRLRRRVTHVTLHEIAHHFGISDERLIELDRY from the coding sequence ATGGATACCGTCTCGAGTCCGGGTCCGAGGGATCCGTTCGACGAGGGGATTGCCGACGCGCTCAGCTCGCTGCCGGCCAACCTTCGTGCGGCGATGAGCAACGTCGAGATCGTCGTAGAGGACGAGCCTCCGGACGGGCAACCACTGCTCGGCTTGTACCGCGGCGTGCCGCTGCCCCAAAGGACCAGCAACTACAGCGGAGCGCTGCCCGACAAGATCAGCATCTTCGCCGGGCCGCTCACCCGACTCGCGGCCGGCGACACCGATCGTCTACGTCGCCGGGTCACGCACGTCACGCTCCACGAGATCGCGCATCACTTCGGCATCAGCGACGAGCGGCTGATCGAGCTCGACCGCTACTGA
- a CDS encoding serine hydrolase domain-containing protein — translation MSGIRTRPVLERVLIRFMSSSAAGHADPAFAEVKAVFEAGLADGDDLGAAVAVFVDGRAVVDLWGGIADRRTGRPWTRDTACPTFSCTKGVTATAALMVAQQCGHDVEEPVSAWWPEFAQHGKHEITLSDLMAHRAGLPVLERPVSVAQAADPTAMADLLARQRPLWQPGTEHGYHALTFGWLVGEFVRRHTGMTVGEFARRHLGDRLHIGASGAAVREAARISSPPPEQRVWSAENAPPIPEDTVADMVAAFADPESLFIRASSNPVAAYNDPEVLAAGWPASGLVTTARDLAKFYGDLIGGTLVAPGPLREAITERVRGRDRVLRLESAFGLGYMLPSQNFVVPEHAQRTAFGHPGAGGSVGLADLEHKVAFAFVPNLRRDWLAGDRRAYRLVAAVYDAL, via the coding sequence GTGTCCGGGATCCGCACTCGACCAGTACTAGAACGTGTTCTAATTCGGTTTATGTCCAGTTCGGCGGCGGGGCACGCTGACCCCGCGTTTGCGGAAGTGAAAGCCGTCTTTGAAGCAGGTTTAGCCGACGGCGACGACCTCGGCGCCGCGGTGGCGGTATTCGTCGACGGGCGTGCGGTGGTGGACCTGTGGGGAGGCATCGCCGACAGACGGACCGGACGTCCATGGACTCGCGACACCGCTTGTCCGACCTTTTCCTGCACCAAGGGCGTCACGGCGACCGCGGCCCTCATGGTCGCCCAGCAATGCGGCCACGACGTCGAGGAACCGGTGAGCGCCTGGTGGCCGGAATTCGCACAACACGGCAAGCACGAGATCACCCTGAGCGACCTGATGGCGCACCGGGCCGGGTTGCCCGTATTGGAGCGCCCGGTTTCGGTGGCCCAGGCCGCGGATCCCACGGCGATGGCCGACCTGTTGGCGCGCCAACGCCCGCTCTGGCAGCCAGGGACCGAACATGGTTATCACGCTTTGACTTTCGGATGGTTGGTCGGCGAATTCGTGCGCCGCCACACCGGCATGACAGTCGGCGAGTTCGCCCGGCGCCACTTGGGCGATCGGCTGCACATCGGAGCTTCCGGTGCGGCGGTGCGCGAGGCTGCCCGGATCAGTTCGCCACCGCCCGAGCAGCGTGTCTGGAGCGCTGAGAACGCGCCGCCGATACCGGAGGACACAGTCGCCGACATGGTCGCCGCGTTCGCCGATCCAGAATCGCTGTTCATTCGGGCATCATCGAATCCCGTTGCAGCATATAATGATCCAGAAGTATTGGCGGCCGGATGGCCCGCGTCTGGCCTGGTCACCACCGCTCGCGATCTGGCCAAATTCTATGGCGACCTGATCGGCGGAACCCTGGTCGCCCCCGGTCCCCTGCGGGAAGCGATCACAGAACGCGTGCGCGGCCGCGACCGGGTGCTGCGTTTGGAAAGCGCATTCGGCCTCGGCTACATGCTGCCGTCACAGAACTTCGTGGTGCCCGAACATGCGCAGAGGACGGCCTTCGGCCATCCGGGCGCCGGCGGCTCGGTGGGACTGGCGGATCTCGAACACAAGGTCGCTTTTGCCTTCGTGCCCAATCTGCGCCGCGACTGGCTGGCCGGCGATCGCCGTGCCTATCGGCTCGTCGCTGCGGTGTACGACGCGCTGTGA
- a CDS encoding nitroreductase/quinone reductase family protein: MANQDISYDDADAPWNQETGQDPSNWNDDVVAEFRANAGQVGGDYAGYPLILLTTTGARSGELRVVPLAPNYRGDTLYLSSFREDRDPDWFHNIRANPAVTVEIGNETRQGTATTLAGAEYDEFADWVRRNNRLLAEFQATIDRPVPLVTIRFAQRRSTG; the protein is encoded by the coding sequence ATGGCGAACCAAGACATCAGCTACGACGACGCCGACGCCCCGTGGAATCAGGAAACCGGTCAAGATCCATCGAACTGGAACGACGACGTGGTTGCCGAGTTCCGAGCGAACGCGGGCCAGGTCGGCGGTGACTACGCCGGGTACCCGCTGATCCTGTTGACTACGACCGGTGCCCGCAGCGGTGAACTCCGAGTAGTGCCTCTGGCGCCCAACTATCGCGGCGATACGCTCTACCTCAGCTCGTTCCGGGAAGATCGGGATCCGGACTGGTTCCACAACATCCGAGCGAACCCGGCCGTCACTGTCGAGATCGGGAACGAGACGCGTCAGGGAACGGCCACGACGCTGGCCGGTGCCGAGTACGACGAGTTCGCCGATTGGGTGCGGCGAAACAACCGACTGCTGGCCGAGTTCCAGGCGACGATCGACAGGCCGGTGCCACTGGTGACGATCCGCTTCGCACAACGCCGATCTACGGGATGA
- a CDS encoding VOC family protein: MTAVPAAPAGFSTINPFIVTRDAEGLIRFLTDVFDGIVHPDARTVDDDGLLLHAELQIGGSTVMFAERKPGWPFTPALLQVYVDNVEVVLARAAAGGAEIITRPTEFFGDVFARFLDPWHNLWWVYQSGTALDSNWGESSTGTDWSDNTDDSAAWEPTPELTYIHDTLLQALRKVRDPHK; the protein is encoded by the coding sequence ATGACTGCTGTCCCCGCCGCACCGGCCGGCTTCTCAACGATCAACCCGTTCATTGTCACGCGTGACGCCGAGGGGCTGATCCGTTTTCTGACCGATGTCTTCGACGGCATCGTGCATCCCGACGCCCGCACTGTCGACGACGACGGGCTCCTCCTACATGCCGAGCTTCAGATCGGTGGCAGCACTGTGATGTTCGCCGAACGGAAGCCCGGCTGGCCATTCACCCCGGCACTGCTGCAGGTCTATGTCGACAATGTCGAGGTCGTGCTGGCGCGTGCGGCCGCCGGCGGTGCCGAGATCATCACCCGCCCGACTGAGTTCTTCGGTGATGTCTTCGCCCGTTTCCTCGACCCCTGGCACAACCTGTGGTGGGTCTACCAGAGCGGGACCGCCCTGGACAGCAACTGGGGCGAGAGCTCCACCGGCACTGACTGGTCAGACAACACTGACGATTCGGCCGCGTGGGAGCCGACTCCCGAACTCACCTACATCCACGACACACTGCTTCAGGCGCTCCGCAAAGTCCGCGACCCCCATAAGTGA
- a CDS encoding helix-turn-helix domain-containing protein, giving the protein MESPQRYSVIGSEYWGLSFIRRRDGELAAELDGPSLRNRVVDGHLGEQYWGVELAAYVAIPGVPKCAILGETVTLPVSGGHVLLGDRRWPVPAWPDLEDWVDHLAENCGLLVDEEVRKALNGDRIGASERTWQRRYRRTVGLTAQQIDQLHRAQHGYFLLQTGHSPAEAAAGAGFADQPHLTRSLRLIRGQTPAAIIAAQRRRQY; this is encoded by the coding sequence GTGGAGAGCCCCCAACGCTATTCGGTCATCGGATCCGAGTATTGGGGTTTGTCGTTTATCCGTCGCCGAGACGGAGAGTTGGCCGCGGAGCTGGATGGTCCCAGCTTGCGCAATCGGGTTGTCGACGGGCATTTGGGTGAGCAGTACTGGGGCGTCGAACTCGCCGCCTACGTCGCAATCCCAGGAGTGCCGAAGTGCGCGATCCTCGGTGAGACGGTGACCTTGCCGGTATCGGGCGGCCACGTCCTCCTCGGGGATCGCCGATGGCCGGTGCCAGCCTGGCCCGATCTTGAAGACTGGGTCGATCACCTGGCTGAGAACTGCGGGCTACTGGTCGACGAGGAGGTCCGCAAGGCACTGAACGGGGATCGGATCGGCGCCTCGGAACGGACTTGGCAACGCCGCTACCGTCGCACGGTCGGGCTGACCGCTCAGCAGATCGATCAACTTCATCGCGCGCAGCACGGCTACTTCCTGTTGCAGACCGGGCACTCGCCTGCGGAAGCGGCGGCCGGGGCCGGATTCGCCGATCAGCCACATCTGACGCGCTCGCTACGGTTGATCCGCGGTCAGACCCCGGCCGCGATCATTGCCGCCCAAAGGCGCCGGCAGTACTGA
- a CDS encoding YaeQ family protein, producing the protein MALSATVFKVELGVSDVDHGYYADHTLTVARHPSETDERMVVRLLAFGLRAHRLSDVDGELAFGAGLSTPGVPDLRLADYTGRILEWINVGQPDERVLGKAASQADQVLLFPFAAGVATWWRTVGPKVAGLPNLSVMQIPHAPVQQLAQTVDRRVSAQVMVIEGQVTMTVGGVDVTFTPEPLQ; encoded by the coding sequence GTGGCCCTTTCTGCAACAGTGTTCAAAGTCGAACTTGGCGTCTCCGATGTCGATCACGGTTACTACGCCGATCACACACTGACCGTGGCCCGTCATCCCAGTGAGACCGATGAGCGGATGGTGGTGCGGTTATTGGCGTTTGGGCTGCGCGCACACCGACTCAGCGACGTCGACGGTGAGTTGGCGTTCGGGGCGGGCCTGTCCACCCCTGGCGTACCGGACTTGCGGCTCGCCGACTACACCGGCCGGATCCTGGAGTGGATCAACGTCGGCCAGCCCGACGAGCGAGTCTTGGGCAAGGCGGCCAGCCAGGCCGACCAGGTGCTGCTGTTCCCGTTTGCCGCCGGCGTTGCCACCTGGTGGCGCACCGTCGGCCCCAAAGTGGCGGGGCTGCCGAACCTGTCGGTGATGCAGATACCGCACGCACCGGTGCAGCAACTGGCCCAGACTGTCGATCGACGGGTCTCGGCGCAGGTGATGGTGATCGAAGGTCAGGTGACGATGACCGTAGGCGGAGTCGACGTCACCTTCACACCCGAGCCATTGCAGTGA
- a CDS encoding winged helix-turn-helix transcriptional regulator: MRSYGQYCGLARALDVVGNRWSLLVVRELLSGPARYGQLQAGLPGISTNLLTDRLRELEDAGVVHRQLDSDSNSVAYALTPWGHELRNTVAALVSWSKPLMVSGPQNDSFQPHWLVVALESLLGGNRAKVPATAAIEVDGTILIARIDNVGTHVGLAVDEQPTTVLRAEPLVILGLAAGMLTVQQAIAAGNLTGDQQDLAAVFDPR; encoded by the coding sequence ATGCGGTCATACGGGCAGTACTGCGGCTTAGCACGTGCACTCGACGTCGTGGGCAATCGGTGGAGCCTGCTCGTCGTGCGCGAATTGCTCTCCGGCCCAGCGCGCTACGGGCAACTCCAGGCCGGGCTTCCCGGGATTTCGACTAACCTGCTGACTGATCGCCTGCGTGAACTGGAAGACGCTGGCGTTGTTCATCGCCAGCTAGACAGTGACAGCAACAGCGTCGCCTACGCACTCACGCCCTGGGGGCACGAACTCCGAAATACCGTTGCCGCGCTGGTGAGTTGGAGTAAACCCCTCATGGTTTCCGGCCCGCAGAACGACAGCTTCCAACCCCATTGGCTGGTGGTGGCGCTGGAGTCGCTGCTGGGCGGCAATCGGGCCAAGGTTCCTGCAACGGCCGCTATCGAGGTCGACGGCACAATCCTGATTGCGCGCATAGACAACGTCGGCACGCACGTTGGACTAGCGGTCGATGAACAGCCCACTACCGTCCTCCGCGCCGAACCCTTGGTGATACTCGGCCTGGCGGCGGGCATGCTCACAGTCCAGCAGGCAATCGCTGCGGGAAACCTCACCGGTGATCAACAAGACCTCGCCGCGGTATTCGACCCTCGCTGA
- a CDS encoding DUF1761 domain-containing protein: MNWLGIAVATAAGMAVAGVWYGKIFVTPWWNLTGITPEQSKAASRRNMAQLLLANAVTAIGLGAAVEVTFTATGGHSVWVAMVVGFAAWLAFSVTTLVQHNAFELKPPRLTIINSAYQLALFLTMALVIGLF; the protein is encoded by the coding sequence ATGAATTGGCTCGGTATTGCAGTCGCGACCGCCGCGGGAATGGCGGTAGCCGGCGTATGGTACGGAAAGATTTTCGTCACCCCGTGGTGGAACCTGACTGGCATCACACCAGAGCAATCGAAAGCGGCAAGCCGACGAAACATGGCTCAGTTGCTGCTCGCCAACGCGGTGACTGCGATTGGGCTGGGGGCTGCGGTCGAGGTCACTTTCACGGCCACCGGCGGCCACTCTGTGTGGGTCGCCATGGTCGTCGGCTTCGCGGCGTGGCTGGCCTTCTCGGTCACAACGCTGGTTCAACACAACGCATTCGAACTGAAGCCGCCCCGACTGACCATCATCAACAGTGCGTACCAACTCGCACTGTTCCTCACGATGGCTCTCGTGATCGGGCTGTTCTAG
- a CDS encoding type II toxin-antitoxin system Phd/YefM family antitoxin — translation MDVDVLSMRVLPFAEVRENLEELVDAVFQTMDRILIVKDDAPVAVLIGIDEWDTMQDTLQWLSTPGSAESVAESEADVAAGRSYGEDEIRDVYGAGPATPQ, via the coding sequence ATGGACGTTGACGTGTTGAGTATGCGGGTACTGCCGTTCGCTGAAGTGCGCGAGAATCTTGAAGAGCTTGTCGATGCTGTGTTCCAGACGATGGACCGCATTCTGATCGTCAAAGACGATGCCCCAGTGGCGGTGTTGATTGGCATAGACGAATGGGACACTATGCAGGATACGCTGCAGTGGTTGTCGACTCCGGGGTCTGCGGAGTCGGTCGCTGAGTCGGAAGCTGATGTCGCCGCTGGCCGAAGTTACGGTGAGGATGAGATCCGCGATGTATACGGCGCTGGACCGGCCACGCCGCAGTAG
- a CDS encoding IS3 family transposase (programmed frameshift), with protein MPRPYPREFRDDVVRVARNRDDGVTIEQIATDFGVHPMTLHKWMRQADIDEGTKPGKSTGESGELRDARRRIKLLEQENEVLRRAAAYLSQANLPKRLYPLVGELAADGIPVAVTCRVLKLARQPYYRWRANPITDAEVVEAYRANALFDAHGEDPEFGYRYLVEEARDAGEPMAERTAWRICADNKWWSVFGKKRGKNGKVGPPVHDDLVERDFTAGGSNQLWLTDITEHRTDEGKLYLCAIKDVYSNRIVGYSIDSRMKSRLATAALSSAVARRGDVAGCILHSDRGSQFRSRKFVHALGRYEMVGSMGRVGAAGDNAAMESFFALLQKNVLDRRRWSTREELRIAIVTWIERTYHRRRRQAGLGRLTPIEFEAIMTAPASQAA; from the exons GTGCCCAGGCCCTATCCCCGTGAGTTCCGCGACGACGTCGTCCGCGTTGCCCGCAACCGCGACGACGGTGTGACGATCGAGCAGATCGCCACCGATTTCGGAGTCCACCCGATGACCCTGCACAAGTGGATGCGCCAAGCCGACATCGACGAGGGCACCAAGCCTGGTAAGAGCACCGGCGAGTCCGGTGAGCTACGGGATGCGCGGCGTCGGATTAAGTTGTTGGAGCAGGAAAATGAGGTCTTGCGCCGGGCCGCGGCGTACCTGTCGCAGGCCAATCTGCCG AAAAGGCTCTACCCGCTCGTAGGTGAGCTCGCCGCTGACGGGATTCCCGTGGCGGTGACGTGCCGGGTACTCAAGCTCGCCCGCCAGCCCTATTACCGCTGGCGGGCCAATCCCATCACCGACGCGGAGGTCGTCGAGGCCTACCGCGCCAACGCGCTGTTCGACGCCCACGGCGAGGATCCAGAGTTCGGGTACCGCTACCTGGTCGAGGAGGCCCGTGATGCCGGTGAGCCGATGGCCGAGCGCACCGCCTGGCGGATCTGCGCGGACAATAAGTGGTGGAGCGTCTTCGGCAAAAAGCGCGGTAAGAACGGAAAAGTGGGTCCGCCGGTGCACGATGATCTTGTCGAGCGCGACTTCACCGCTGGTGGTTCAAATCAGCTGTGGCTCACAGATATCACTGAGCATCGCACCGATGAGGGCAAGCTCTATCTCTGTGCGATCAAGGACGTGTACTCCAACCGCATCGTCGGGTACTCGATCGACTCTCGGATGAAGTCCCGGCTGGCCACCGCAGCGCTCAGTAGTGCGGTGGCACGCCGCGGTGATGTGGCCGGTTGCATTCTGCATTCCGATCGCGGATCTCAGTTCAGGTCAAGGAAATTCGTGCACGCCCTCGGCCGCTACGAGATGGTCGGATCGATGGGCCGCGTCGGGGCGGCCGGCGACAATGCGGCCATGGAGAGCTTCTTCGCCCTGCTCCAGAAGAACGTGCTCGATCGCCGCCGGTGGAGCACACGAGAAGAGTTGAGGATCGCGATCGTCACTTGGATCGAACGGACCTACCATCGGCGCCGGCGCCAAGCCGGACTCGGGCGGTTGACCCCGATCGAATTCGAAGCGATTATGACCGCACCGGCCAGTCAGGCCGCGTGA
- a CDS encoding tyrosine-type recombinase/integrase: MPATPECSPTSLGRVAASQTADPLPGWFVDFLNDRQTRKPSAHTMKAYRQDFVAIAAAITDGNPAQLAVSDITKDSMRAAFAHFARDHEAASIRRCWSTWNVLCTFLFTSELLAANPMALVGRPKLARSLPKALPRTAVGALVETVAKDVDSTRRTDWGERDLAMIFTALLAGLRAEELRQADVGDVRTVDDGAGVIHVKGKGGKDRTVPVEADLLRVIEVYLDSRAIRFPDAVKRQAGPLCGGLSRWPARSPLFVGRDGERITRGTVQSRIKRAFKLAGPDAQPVPGAMVHGLRHTFATELASAEVSVYTLMKLLGHESMTTSQRYVTAAGNETRTAAAQNYLYTLVAPVAATEEHHFQAPGVG, encoded by the coding sequence ATGCCCGCCACACCCGAATGCTCGCCCACCTCGCTCGGTCGTGTGGCGGCTAGTCAGACGGCTGATCCGCTTCCGGGCTGGTTCGTAGACTTCCTCAATGATCGGCAGACCCGTAAACCGTCTGCACACACAATGAAGGCGTATCGCCAGGACTTCGTCGCGATAGCAGCTGCAATCACGGACGGTAATCCCGCCCAACTTGCGGTATCTGACATAACGAAGGACTCGATGCGGGCCGCGTTCGCCCACTTCGCGCGCGATCACGAAGCTGCATCTATCCGCCGATGTTGGTCTACCTGGAATGTGCTGTGCACCTTTCTGTTCACTTCCGAGCTGTTGGCCGCCAATCCAATGGCGTTGGTAGGCCGTCCGAAACTCGCGCGGTCGCTACCCAAAGCGCTCCCCCGCACCGCGGTTGGTGCCTTGGTAGAGACTGTGGCCAAGGATGTGGACTCCACTCGTCGGACCGATTGGGGTGAACGAGATCTCGCGATGATTTTCACGGCCCTCTTGGCGGGGTTGCGGGCGGAGGAACTGCGCCAGGCCGACGTCGGCGACGTGCGAACCGTCGACGATGGTGCTGGCGTCATCCACGTGAAGGGCAAAGGCGGCAAGGACCGAACGGTGCCAGTAGAGGCCGACCTGCTACGAGTGATCGAGGTGTATCTCGACAGTAGGGCAATCAGATTCCCCGACGCCGTGAAGCGTCAGGCTGGGCCGCTATGCGGCGGTCTGTCCCGATGGCCGGCTCGCTCGCCCCTGTTCGTTGGCCGTGACGGCGAGCGGATCACGCGCGGCACGGTGCAGTCGCGAATCAAGCGTGCGTTCAAACTCGCCGGCCCTGACGCTCAGCCGGTGCCCGGGGCGATGGTGCATGGTTTACGGCATACCTTCGCTACCGAACTGGCAAGCGCCGAAGTCAGCGTCTACACGCTGATGAAGCTGCTCGGCCACGAGTCGATGACCACCTCGCAGCGCTACGTCACCGCGGCGGGAAACGAAACCCGAACTGCCGCAGCACAAAATTACCTATATACATTGGTCGCCCCCGTTGCGGCGACCGAGGAACATCACTTCCAGGCGCCGGGAGTCGGCTAG
- a CDS encoding DUF302 domain-containing protein: MALAISTTLQSTFDHAVERTRKALADQGFGVLTEIDMKATLKAKLGADVEDYLILGACNPSLAHRAIDVDRQIGLLLPCNVIVRTDPTIDGAVIIDAMDPQVMVQVSDQPDLHAVADEAAALLRNAIESLSHAGPAS; this comes from the coding sequence ATGGCGCTTGCTATTTCAACCACTCTGCAAAGCACATTTGACCACGCCGTAGAACGTACCCGAAAAGCACTGGCCGATCAGGGCTTCGGCGTGCTGACCGAGATTGACATGAAGGCCACACTGAAGGCCAAACTGGGTGCGGATGTCGAGGATTACCTCATCTTGGGTGCATGCAATCCGTCCTTAGCTCATCGGGCCATTGATGTCGATCGCCAGATCGGACTGTTGCTTCCATGCAACGTAATCGTGCGAACCGATCCCACGATCGATGGCGCAGTCATCATCGATGCGATGGATCCGCAAGTGATGGTGCAGGTCAGTGATCAGCCTGACTTGCATGCAGTAGCCGATGAGGCCGCGGCACTCCTGCGCAATGCGATCGAGTCTCTCTCACACGCAGGCCCAGCCAGCTGA
- a CDS encoding class I SAM-dependent methyltransferase, with product MATDDRTARWNRYWDKKSATYDREIGFFDRHLFGDSRQWVCSQATGEVLEVAIGTGLNLAFYPGDVTLTGIDWSQQMLDLARARAADLGHPATLQQADAHHLPFNDSSFDTVVCTFGLCAIPDHTQALTEMTRVLRPGGKLILVDHIRSSTAPVRAVQRFLELFTVPLGGEHFLRRPLEHLRAATDLAIDHRERFTLGLVERVVAHKTAAISPNRRPRGYKHV from the coding sequence ATGGCCACAGATGATCGCACCGCCCGCTGGAACCGATACTGGGACAAGAAATCGGCCACCTATGACCGTGAGATCGGGTTCTTCGACCGCCACCTGTTCGGCGACTCCCGCCAGTGGGTCTGCAGCCAAGCCACCGGCGAAGTGCTGGAGGTAGCGATCGGCACCGGACTCAACCTTGCCTTCTACCCCGGCGACGTCACCCTGACCGGCATCGACTGGAGCCAGCAGATGCTCGACCTCGCCCGCGCACGCGCCGCCGACCTCGGCCACCCCGCCACCCTGCAACAAGCCGACGCGCATCACCTGCCGTTCAATGATTCCAGCTTCGACACCGTGGTGTGCACCTTCGGGCTCTGCGCCATCCCCGACCACACCCAAGCTCTCACCGAAATGACCCGAGTCCTGCGGCCCGGCGGAAAACTCATCCTCGTCGACCACATCCGCAGCAGCACCGCCCCAGTGCGAGCCGTGCAGCGCTTCTTGGAGCTGTTCACCGTTCCCCTTGGCGGCGAACACTTCCTACGCCGCCCCCTAGAGCACCTGCGGGCCGCGACCGACCTCGCGATCGATCATCGTGAGCGGTTCACGCTCGGCCTCGTCGAACGCGTCGTTGCCCACAAAACCGCCGCCATTTCACCTAACCGGCGACCAAGGGGGTACAAGCACGTATAA